The Helicobacter pylori genome includes a window with the following:
- a CDS encoding 2-oxoacid:ferredoxin oxidoreductase subunit alpha, which produces MARSIELQEIEVWDGNTASSNALRQAQIDVIAAYPITPSTPIVQNYGSFKDNGYIDGEFVLVESEHAAMSACVGAAAAGGRVSTATSSQGLALMVEVLYQASGMRLPIVLNLVNRALAAPLNIHGDHSDMYLSRDSGWISLCTCNPQEAYDFTLMAFRIAEHQKVRVPTIVNQDGFLCSHTVQNVRPLSDAVAYQFVGEYQTKHSLLDFDKPVSYGAQAEEEWHYEHKAQLHHAIMSASSVIEEVFNDFAKLTGRQYHLTKTFQLEDAEIAIFALGTTYESAIVAAKEMHKKGIKAGVATIHSLRPFPYERLGQDLKNLKALAILDKSSPAGAMGAMFNEVTSAVYQTQGTKHPVVSNYIYGLGERDMTIAHLCGIFEEINEDALKGTLTHPTQQFVGLHGPKMSFF; this is translated from the coding sequence ATGGCAAGAAGTATTGAATTGCAAGAGATAGAAGTGTGGGATGGCAATACCGCTAGTTCTAACGCTTTGAGACAGGCTCAAATTGATGTCATCGCAGCCTATCCTATCACCCCATCAACGCCCATTGTGCAAAATTATGGCTCGTTTAAGGATAATGGTTATATTGATGGCGAATTCGTTTTAGTGGAATCTGAGCATGCTGCCATGAGTGCATGCGTGGGAGCCGCTGCTGCAGGCGGGAGGGTCAGCACTGCGACTAGCTCTCAAGGTTTGGCGTTAATGGTAGAGGTTTTATACCAAGCTTCTGGGATGCGTTTGCCTATCGTTTTGAATTTAGTCAATCGTGCTTTAGCAGCCCCTTTGAATATCCATGGCGATCATTCTGATATGTATTTAAGCAGGGATTCTGGCTGGATAAGTTTATGCACATGCAACCCCCAAGAAGCTTATGATTTCACTTTAATGGCGTTTAGAATCGCAGAGCATCAAAAGGTGCGCGTGCCTACTATTGTCAATCAAGACGGGTTTTTATGCTCGCACACCGTGCAAAATGTCCGCCCTTTGAGCGATGCAGTGGCTTATCAATTCGTAGGCGAATACCAAACCAAGCATTCGCTTTTGGATTTTGATAAACCGGTAAGCTATGGCGCGCAAGCCGAAGAAGAATGGCATTATGAGCATAAAGCCCAACTCCACCATGCGATCATGAGCGCGTCTTCTGTGATTGAAGAAGTGTTTAATGATTTCGCTAAACTCACCGGCAGACAATACCATTTGACTAAAACTTTCCAGCTAGAAGACGCTGAAATCGCTATCTTTGCGTTAGGCACCACTTATGAATCAGCGATCGTAGCAGCTAAAGAAATGCATAAAAAAGGCATTAAGGCCGGCGTGGCTACCATCCATTCCTTGCGCCCTTTCCCTTATGAAAGATTAGGGCAGGATTTGAAAAATCTTAAAGCTTTAGCGATTTTAGATAAGAGCTCTCCAGCGGGCGCTATGGGGGCGATGTTTAATGAGGTAACGAGCGCGGTGTATCAAACGCAAGGGACTAAACACCCTGTGGTGTCTAACTACATTTATGGTTTAGGCGAAAGGGATATGACAATCGCGCATTTATGCGGAATTTTTGAAGAAATCAATGAAGACGCTCTTAAAGGCACGCTCACGCACCCTACCCAACAATTCGTAGGCTTGCACGGCCCTAAAATGAGCTTTTTTTAA
- a CDS encoding glycosyltransferase family 8 protein — translation MTSYSSHSFKEQDFHIPIAFAFDKNYLIPAGACIYSLLESIAKANKKIRYTLYALVVGLNEEDEAKLHQITEPFKEFATLEVKDIEPFLDTIPNPFDEDFTKRFSKMVLVKYFLADLFPKYSKMVWSDVDVIFCNEFSADFLSIKEDDENYFYGVLEVEKHHMMEGFLFCHLDYQRKKNFTLRMHDLLKGNEAKGELDFTKWCWPNMKALGIEYCVFPFYYTIKDFSNAYLNENYKKTILEALKNPTIIHYDAWWGAVKPWDYPFGLKADLWLNTLAKTPFMSDYTKKMHTNESFYTTKMAEQHYFSSVKSSKEIVFKAPYLFFKSYLFVVFKERKIHSRVFELTCGLVKKFFNKLIYFGFLMPKALAKRVVSKILRVLGLHGIAKKILIKLKLLKKS, via the coding sequence ATGACTTCATATTCAAGCCATTCTTTTAAAGAACAAGATTTTCATATCCCTATCGCTTTTGCTTTTGATAAGAATTACCTCATTCCTGCGGGCGCGTGTATTTATTCCTTGCTAGAAAGCATCGCTAAAGCCAATAAAAAAATTCGTTACACCCTATACGCTTTAGTGGTGGGCTTGAATGAAGAAGATGAAGCAAAACTCCACCAAATTACAGAGCCTTTTAAAGAATTTGCCACTTTAGAAGTGAAAGACATTGAACCTTTTTTAGACACTATCCCTAACCCTTTTGATGAGGATTTCACCAAGCGTTTTTCTAAAATGGTGTTAGTGAAGTATTTTCTAGCGGATTTGTTCCCCAAATATTCCAAAATGGTGTGGAGCGATGTGGATGTCATCTTTTGCAATGAATTTAGTGCTGATTTCTTAAGCATTAAAGAAGATGATGAGAATTATTTTTATGGGGTTTTAGAAGTTGAAAAGCACCACATGATGGAAGGGTTTTTGTTTTGTCATTTAGATTACCAGCGCAAGAAAAATTTCACCTTAAGAATGCATGATCTTTTAAAGGGGAATGAGGCTAAAGGGGAGTTGGATTTCACGAAATGGTGTTGGCCTAACATGAAAGCTTTAGGGATTGAGTATTGCGTTTTCCCCTTCTATTACACCATTAAAGATTTTTCTAACGCGTATTTAAACGAGAATTACAAGAAAACCATTTTAGAGGCGCTCAAAAACCCTACCATTATCCACTATGACGCTTGGTGGGGGGCGGTGAAGCCTTGGGATTACCCTTTTGGTTTAAAAGCGGATTTATGGCTGAACACTTTGGCTAAAACCCCTTTTATGAGCGATTACACTAAAAAAATGCACACCAATGAGAGCTTTTATACCACAAAAATGGCTGAGCAGCATTATTTTTCTTCAGTAAAATCTTCAAAAGAAATTGTTTTCAAGGCTCCGTATTTGTTTTTCAAATCGTATCTGTTTGTTGTGTTTAAAGAAAGGAAAATCCATTCAAGAGTTTTTGAATTAACTTGTGGTTTAGTGAAAAAATTTTTCAATAAGCTTATTTATTTTGGGTTTTTGATGCCTAAAGCGTTAGCTAAAAGGGTGGTTAGTAAGATCCTTAGAGTTTTAGGGCTTCATGGGATTGCTAAAAAAATTCTAATCAAACTCAAGCTCTTAAAAAAGAGCTAG
- a CDS encoding glycosyltransferase family 8 protein yields the protein MTSYSSHSFKEQDFHIPIAFAFDKNYLIPAGACIYSLLESIAKANKKIRYTLYALVVGLNEEDEAKLHQITEPFKEFATLEVKDIEPFLDTIPNPFDEDFTKRFSKMVLVKYFLADLFPKYSKMVWSDVDVIFCNEFSADFLSIKEDDENYFYGVYDRIYPYEGFFYCNLTYQRKNQFCKKILETMHTQKIDKEPQLTEFCRSKIAPLKIEYCIFPHYYSLSEEHLRGVVNAIYHNTIKQALREPIVIQYDSHPYFQIKPWTYPFGLKADLWLNALAKTPFMSDWSYLITGGGEIGGEKWHYYHSIIAYHYYFPLWKTEEQIAHDAFKTFLNHYSLHIHEIPKNARRRLFKYCISIPLKSLISKTLKILGLHGIVKKILLKLLKKS from the coding sequence ATGACTTCATATTCAAGCCATTCTTTTAAAGAACAAGATTTTCATATCCCTATCGCTTTTGCTTTTGATAAGAATTACCTCATTCCTGCGGGCGCGTGTATTTATTCCTTGCTAGAAAGCATCGCTAAAGCCAATAAAAAAATTCGTTACACCCTATACGCTTTAGTGGTGGGCTTGAATGAAGAAGATGAAGCAAAACTCCACCAAATTACAGAGCCTTTTAAAGAATTTGCCACTTTAGAAGTGAAAGACATTGAACCTTTTTTAGACACTATCCCTAACCCTTTTGATGAGGATTTCACCAAGCGTTTTTCTAAAATGGTGTTAGTGAAGTATTTTCTAGCGGATTTGTTCCCCAAATATTCCAAAATGGTGTGGAGCGATGTGGATGTCATCTTTTGCAATGAATTTAGTGCTGATTTCTTAAGCATTAAAGAAGATGATGAGAATTATTTTTATGGGGTTTATGACAGAATATACCCATATGAAGGCTTTTTTTATTGCAACTTAACTTACCAACGAAAAAACCAATTTTGTAAAAAAATATTAGAAACCATGCACACACAAAAAATAGATAAAGAACCGCAATTAACAGAATTTTGTCGATCAAAGATCGCACCATTAAAAATAGAGTATTGCATTTTCCCACACTATTATAGTCTTTCTGAAGAGCATTTAAGGGGTGTGGTCAATGCAATTTATCATAACACCATTAAACAAGCCTTAAGAGAACCTATCGTTATACAATACGACTCCCATCCTTATTTTCAAATAAAACCTTGGACATATCCTTTTGGTTTAAAAGCGGATTTATGGCTGAACGCTTTGGCTAAAACCCCTTTTATGAGCGATTGGTCTTATTTGATCACAGGAGGTGGGGAGATAGGTGGAGAAAAATGGCACTACTACCATAGCATTATTGCTTATCATTACTACTTCCCTTTATGGAAAACAGAAGAACAGATCGCCCATGACGCTTTTAAGACATTTTTGAATCATTATTCTTTACACATTCATGAGATTCCCAAAAACGCAAGGCGAAGATTATTTAAATACTGCATTTCAATACCACTCAAGAGTCTTATTAGTAAAACCCTTAAAATCCTAGGGCTTCATGGGATTGTTAAAAAAATCCTACTCAAGCTCTTAAAAAAGAGCTAG
- a CDS encoding glucokinase, whose product MPKTETYPRLLADIGGTNARFGLEVAPRQIECIEVLRCEDFESLSDAVRFYLSKCKESLKLHPIYGSFAVATPIMGDFVQMTNNHWTFSIETTRQCLNLKKLLVINDFVAQAYAISAMQENDLAQIGGIKCEINAPKAILGPGTGLGVSTLIQNSDGSLKVLPGEGGHVSFAPFDDLEILVWQYARSKFNHVSAERFLSGSGLVLIYEALSKRKSLEKVAKLSKAELTPQIISERALNGDYPICRLTLDTFCSMLGTLAADVALTLGARGGVYLCGGIIPRFIDYFKTSPFRARFETKGRMGAFLASIPVHVVLKKTPGLDGAGIALENYLLHDKI is encoded by the coding sequence ATGCCAAAAACTGAAACTTACCCGAGACTATTAGCCGATATTGGCGGCACGAACGCGCGCTTTGGCTTGGAAGTCGCCCCACGACAGATTGAATGCATTGAAGTCTTGCGGTGCGAAGATTTTGAAAGTTTGAGCGATGCAGTGCGATTTTATCTTTCTAAATGCAAAGAAAGCCTTAAACTGCACCCTATTTATGGCTCTTTTGCTGTGGCTACGCCCATTATGGGGGATTTTGTCCAAATGACTAACAATCACTGGACTTTTTCTATTGAAACGACACGGCAATGTTTGAATTTAAAAAAATTGCTTGTCATCAATGATTTTGTCGCGCAAGCCTATGCCATTAGCGCGATGCAAGAAAACGATCTGGCTCAAATAGGCGGGATTAAGTGCGAAATCAACGCCCCTAAAGCGATTTTAGGGCCAGGAACCGGGCTTGGGGTAAGCACTCTTATCCAAAACAGCGATGGCTCTTTGAAAGTCTTGCCCGGTGAAGGAGGGCATGTGAGCTTTGCCCCTTTTGATGATTTAGAAATTTTAGTGTGGCAATACGCCCGCTCTAAATTCAACCATGTGAGCGCGGAAAGGTTTTTGAGTGGGAGCGGTTTGGTGTTGATTTATGAAGCCCTGTCTAAACGCAAAAGTTTAGAAAAAGTGGCGAAGTTAAGCAAGGCTGAATTAACCCCACAAATCATTAGCGAACGCGCTTTGAATGGGGATTACCCTATATGCCGATTGACCTTGGACACTTTTTGCTCCATGCTAGGCACGCTCGCTGCTGATGTGGCTCTCACTTTGGGGGCTAGAGGGGGCGTGTATTTGTGTGGGGGGATTATCCCACGATTCATTGATTATTTTAAAACTTCGCCCTTTAGAGCACGCTTTGAAACGAAAGGGCGCATGGGAGCGTTTCTCGCTTCTATCCCTGTGCATGTCGTGCTGAAAAAAACTCCCGGACTTGATGGGGCGGGCATTGCGTTAGAGAATTACTTGCTGCATGATAAGATATAG
- the pgl gene encoding 6-phosphogluconolactonase: protein MGYQLFEFENLKDCHKALIERFKEFFNTALKKHHQVSIAFSGGRSPISLLQKLSVLDLKWHECLVSLVDERIIDTSHNDSNTKLLHDYLLQNNALKASFIPLLPKKISGDTNALFHFANQHFKQPHLAILGMGTDGHTASLFPETSAFLNEEKENIVLTKPANAPYERLSMSINALENCEKLFLSVSGVQKREVLEKALKENAPYSLPIARILHSKKVTTEVFYAKN from the coding sequence ATGGGTTATCAATTGTTTGAATTTGAAAATTTGAAAGATTGCCACAAGGCTTTAATAGAGCGTTTTAAAGAATTTTTTAACACCGCCTTAAAAAAGCACCATCAAGTTTCTATCGCTTTTTCTGGGGGCCGTTCGCCCATTAGTTTGTTGCAAAAATTGAGCGTTTTAGATCTCAAATGGCATGAGTGTTTAGTCAGTTTAGTAGATGAACGCATCATAGACACAAGCCACAATGATAGCAACACCAAATTATTACACGATTACTTATTGCAAAATAACGCCCTAAAAGCTTCTTTCATCCCGCTTTTGCCCAAAAAGATTTCTGGCGATACAAACGCGCTTTTTCATTTTGCTAACCAGCATTTCAAACAGCCTCATTTAGCCATTTTGGGCATGGGGACTGATGGGCATACGGCTAGCCTTTTTCCCGAAACGAGCGCTTTTTTAAACGAAGAAAAAGAAAATATCGTCTTGACTAAGCCCGCTAACGCTCCTTATGAGCGCCTGAGCATGTCTATTAACGCCTTAGAAAATTGCGAAAAACTTTTCTTAAGCGTTAGTGGGGTGCAAAAAAGGGAGGTTTTAGAAAAAGCTTTAAAAGAAAACGCTCCCTATTCTCTGCCGATTGCTCGGATTTTACATTCTAAAAAAGTTACCACGGAGGTGTTTTATGCCAAAAACTGA
- a CDS encoding outer membrane protein — MNKTNKTMVKILMGMALLSSLQAAEADLDEKSKKPKFADRNTFYLGVGYQLSAINTSFSTESVDKSYFMTGNGFGVVLGGKFVAKTQAVEHVGFRYGLFYDQTFSSHKSYISTYGLEFSGLWDAFNSQKMFLGLEFGVGIAGATYMPGGAMHGIIAQNLGKENSLFQLLVKVGFRFGFFHNEITFGLKFPFIPNKRTEIVDGLSATTLWHRLPVAYFNYIYNF, encoded by the coding sequence ATGAATAAAACAAATAAAACAATGGTTAAAATATTGATGGGCATGGCGTTATTATCATCGCTTCAAGCCGCAGAGGCAGATCTTGATGAAAAATCAAAAAAACCTAAATTTGCGGACAGGAATACGTTTTATTTGGGGGTTGGGTATCAGCTTAGCGCGATCAACACATCTTTTAGCACCGAGTCTGTGGATAAATCGTATTTTATGACCGGCAATGGCTTTGGTGTGGTGTTAGGGGGGAAGTTTGTGGCTAAAACGCAAGCTGTAGAGCATGTGGGTTTTCGTTACGGGTTGTTTTATGATCAGACCTTTTCTTCTCACAAATCCTATATTTCTACCTATGGTTTGGAATTTAGCGGTTTGTGGGACGCTTTCAATTCGCAAAAAATGTTTTTAGGGTTAGAGTTTGGTGTAGGCATCGCTGGGGCGACTTACATGCCAGGAGGGGCTATGCATGGGATTATCGCTCAAAATTTAGGCAAAGAAAATTCGCTTTTCCAATTGCTTGTGAAAGTGGGTTTTCGTTTTGGCTTTTTCCACAATGAAATCACTTTCGGGTTGAAATTCCCTTTCATTCCTAACAAAAGAACTGAAATCGTTGATGGCTTGAGTGCGACTACTTTATGGCACCGCTTACCGGTAGCTTATTTCAATTATATCTATAATTTTTAG
- a CDS encoding NAD(P)-dependent alcohol dehydrogenase yields the protein MRVPSKGFAIFSKDGHFKPHDFSRHAVGPKDVLIDILYAGICHSDIHSAYSEWKEGIYPMIPGHEIAGVIKEVGKEVKKFKVGDVVGVGCFVNSCKACKPCKEHQEQFCAKVVFTYDCLDSFHGNEPHMGGYSNNIVVDENYVISVDKNAPLEKVAPLLCAGITTYSPLKFSKVTKGTKVGVAGFGGLGSMAVKYAVAMGAEVSVFARNEHKKQDALSMGVQHFYTDPKQCKEELDFIISTIPTHYDLKDYLKLLTYNGDLALVGLPPVEVAPTLSVFDFIHLGNRKVYGSLIGGIKETQEMMDFSIKHNIYPEIDLILGKDIDTAYHNLTHGKAKFRYVIDMKKSFD from the coding sequence ATGAGAGTTCCATCTAAAGGTTTTGCTATTTTTTCTAAAGACGGGCATTTCAAACCCCATGATTTTAGCCGCCATGCTGTAGGCCCTAAAGATGTGTTGATTGACATTCTTTATGCAGGGATTTGCCATAGCGATATTCATAGCGCTTATAGCGAATGGAAAGAAGGCATCTATCCTATGATTCCTGGGCATGAAATTGCTGGGGTCATCAAAGAAGTGGGTAAGGAAGTTAAGAAATTTAAGGTCGGCGATGTGGTGGGCGTGGGCTGTTTTGTCAATTCATGCAAAGCGTGTAAGCCCTGTAAAGAACACCAAGAGCAATTTTGCGCCAAAGTGGTATTCACTTATGATTGTTTGGATTCTTTCCATGGCAATGAACCCCACATGGGCGGATACTCTAATAATATTGTCGTGGATGAAAACTATGTGATTAGCGTGGATAAAAACGCTCCTTTAGAAAAAGTAGCCCCCTTGCTTTGCGCGGGCATCACCACTTATTCGCCCTTAAAATTTTCTAAGGTTACTAAAGGCACAAAAGTTGGTGTCGCTGGGTTTGGTGGGCTAGGAAGCATGGCGGTTAAATACGCTGTGGCTATGGGGGCTGAAGTGAGCGTTTTTGCAAGAAATGAACACAAAAAGCAAGACGCTTTAAGCATGGGGGTTCAACATTTCTACACCGACCCTAAACAATGCAAAGAAGAATTGGATTTTATCATTTCAACCATTCCTACCCATTATGATTTAAAAGACTATCTCAAGCTCTTAACTTATAATGGCGATCTAGCCCTTGTGGGACTCCCCCCTGTAGAAGTTGCTCCAACGCTTAGCGTTTTTGATTTTATCCATTTAGGCAATCGCAAGGTTTATGGCTCATTGATTGGGGGCATTAAAGAAACCCAAGAGATGATGGATTTTTCTATCAAACACAATATTTACCCTGAAATAGATTTGATTTTAGGCAAGGATATTGACACCGCCTATCATAACCTAACCCATGGGAAAGCGAAATTCCGCTATGTGATTGATATGAAAAAATCGTTTGATTAA
- a CDS encoding glucose-6-phosphate dehydrogenase, whose translation MLDFDLVLFGATGDLAMRKLFVSLYEIYTHYGFKNDSRIIASGRKELSNEEFLVLLCEKTQLHSREKGEEFLAHISYLRVRLDNPKDFEELSKIATKNNPLIFYFSISPSFFATTAQNLAQNALNHANTRLILEKPLGHDLKTCQEIFQSISAFFKEEQIFRIDHYLGKKGVQNILELRLNNPILNILWDQISAVEICVYETLGVEERGEFYDKIGALRDMVQNHLLQVLSLIATDLPNDLKDLRKEKIKVLKTLQPPKDFKKQVIRAQYQGYRDENKVNKESQTETLVAIKAFLDTPKFKGVPFYLKHAKKMPSNQASAKIHFNAVNTLEFFLSQDKITLTLKDHQNPLILETHHKQEFLQPYAKLLYDAIQNNHNNFAHQLELEASWVFIDTLIEGFMNNATPLYSYESHNLNESEFLKPLYQ comes from the coding sequence ATGCTGGATTTTGATTTGGTTCTTTTTGGCGCGACTGGGGATTTGGCCATGCGAAAGCTCTTTGTTTCGCTTTATGAAATTTATACCCATTATGGTTTTAAAAACGATTCTAGGATTATTGCATCAGGACGTAAGGAGCTATCCAATGAAGAATTTTTAGTGCTCCTTTGTGAAAAAACGCAGTTGCATTCAAGAGAAAAGGGTGAGGAATTTTTAGCCCATATTAGTTATTTGCGCGTCCGTTTGGATAACCCTAAAGACTTTGAAGAATTGAGTAAAATCGCTACAAAAAATAACCCCTTGATCTTCTACTTTTCTATCTCGCCTAGTTTTTTTGCAACTACCGCTCAAAATTTGGCCCAAAACGCGCTCAATCATGCCAACACACGCTTGATTTTAGAAAAACCTTTAGGGCATGATTTAAAGACTTGTCAAGAGATTTTCCAAAGCATTAGCGCTTTTTTTAAAGAAGAGCAAATCTTTAGAATCGATCATTATTTAGGGAAAAAGGGCGTTCAAAATATCCTTGAATTGCGCTTAAATAACCCTATCTTAAACATTTTATGGGATCAAATCAGTGCGGTTGAAATCTGCGTGTATGAGACTTTAGGGGTGGAAGAAAGAGGCGAATTTTACGATAAAATCGGGGCTTTAAGGGATATGGTTCAAAACCATCTCTTGCAAGTTTTATCCCTTATCGCTACAGATTTACCCAACGATTTAAAGGATTTGAGGAAAGAAAAAATCAAAGTTTTAAAAACCTTACAACCCCCAAAAGATTTTAAAAAACAGGTTATTCGGGCCCAATATCAAGGCTATAGAGATGAAAATAAGGTCAATAAAGAGAGCCAAACAGAGACTCTTGTCGCTATTAAAGCCTTTTTGGATACGCCTAAATTTAAAGGCGTGCCTTTCTACCTTAAGCACGCTAAAAAAATGCCTAGCAACCAAGCGAGCGCGAAAATCCATTTTAATGCAGTCAATACGCTAGAATTTTTCCTCTCTCAAGATAAAATCACCCTCACCCTAAAAGATCATCAAAACCCCCTTATTTTAGAAACCCATCACAAACAAGAATTTTTACAGCCCTACGCTAAATTGCTCTATGATGCGATACAAAATAACCACAATAATTTCGCCCACCAGTTGGAATTAGAAGCGTCATGGGTTTTTATTGACACGCTCATAGAAGGTTTTATGAATAACGCCACGCCCTTATATTCCTATGAAAGCCATAATCTAAACGAATCCGAATTTTTAAAACCACTCTATCAATAA
- a CDS encoding 4Fe-4S dicluster-binding protein has product MKDWNEFEMGAVLFPFEKNAQSEMEKHNDERHYTEQSYFTTSVAHWRVAKPVHNNNICINCFNCWVYCPDAAILSREGKLKGVDYSHCKGCGVCVDVCPTNPKSLWMFEEQIEPATALTQWPQKQEKKKS; this is encoded by the coding sequence ATGAAAGATTGGAATGAATTTGAAATGGGAGCGGTGCTCTTCCCTTTTGAAAAAAACGCACAAAGCGAAATGGAAAAACACAACGATGAGCGCCATTACACCGAGCAAAGCTACTTCACCACTTCAGTGGCTCATTGGCGCGTGGCTAAGCCTGTGCATAACAATAATATTTGCATCAATTGCTTTAATTGTTGGGTTTATTGCCCAGACGCTGCCATTCTTTCAAGAGAGGGCAAGTTAAAAGGCGTGGATTATTCTCATTGTAAAGGCTGTGGCGTGTGCGTGGATGTCTGCCCCACCAACCCTAAATCGCTATGGATGTTTGAAGAACAAATTGAGCCCGCTACCGCCCTCACTCAATGGCCGCAAAAACAAGAAAAGAAAAAATCATAA
- a CDS encoding pyruvate flavodoxin oxidoreductase subunit gamma, producing the protein MFQIRWHARAGQGAITGAKGLADVISKTGKEVQAFASYGSAKRGAAMMAYNRIDDEPILNHERFMQPDYVLVIDPGLVFIENIFANEKEDTTYIITSYLNKEELFEKKPELKTRKVFLVDCLKISMETLKRPIPNTPMLGALMKVSGMLEIGAFKEAFKKVLGKKLTQEVIDANMLAIQRAYEEVQ; encoded by the coding sequence ATGTTTCAAATTAGATGGCATGCGCGAGCGGGTCAAGGCGCTATCACTGGCGCTAAAGGGCTAGCCGATGTGATTTCAAAAACAGGCAAAGAAGTGCAAGCGTTCGCTTCCTATGGTTCAGCTAAAAGGGGGGCTGCTATGATGGCTTATAACCGCATTGATGATGAGCCTATTTTAAATCATGAACGCTTCATGCAGCCTGATTATGTGCTGGTGATTGATCCGGGTTTGGTTTTCATTGAAAACATCTTCGCCAATGAAAAAGAAGACACGACTTATATCATCACCAGCTATCTTAACAAAGAAGAATTGTTTGAAAAAAAACCTGAATTAAAAACCCGTAAGGTGTTTTTAGTGGATTGTTTAAAAATCTCTATGGAAACCTTAAAACGCCCCATCCCTAACACGCCCATGCTAGGGGCGTTAATGAAAGTGTCTGGCATGCTTGAAATCGGGGCTTTTAAAGAAGCTTTTAAGAAAGTTTTAGGCAAAAAACTCACGCAAGAAGTCATTGACGCTAACATGCTCGCTATCCAAAGAGCTTATGAAGAAGTTCAATAA